The Akkermansia muciniphila genome contains a region encoding:
- the cas4 gene encoding CRISPR-associated protein Cas4, with translation MIHLECAWEENQFTAEGNVFHERADSGMTETRGLKKVLRSLHVSSAQWGIHGIADVVEAVYAEKGGEAVSMTPVEYKVGKPKPHRADEVQVCAQALCLEEMFKVEIPSGFLFYGKTQRRLEVVFDQELRSLTAQVICSAREVLTGIVTPLPHYSKGCKSCSLVNDCLPSVCREHRQALKARVDDVFEDSLGASEADDL, from the coding sequence TTGATTCATCTGGAATGCGCATGGGAGGAGAACCAGTTCACGGCAGAGGGAAATGTATTTCATGAACGGGCTGATTCCGGGATGACGGAAACCCGCGGATTGAAAAAAGTGCTGCGCTCCCTTCATGTTTCTTCCGCACAGTGGGGTATTCACGGGATTGCGGATGTGGTGGAAGCCGTTTATGCTGAAAAGGGCGGTGAGGCAGTGTCCATGACACCCGTGGAATACAAGGTGGGGAAACCCAAGCCGCATCGTGCGGATGAAGTGCAGGTGTGCGCCCAGGCACTATGTCTGGAGGAAATGTTCAAGGTGGAAATTCCTTCCGGTTTTTTATTTTACGGAAAGACCCAGAGAAGGCTTGAAGTGGTATTTGACCAGGAATTGCGTTCCCTGACAGCCCAGGTTATCTGTAGTGCCAGGGAAGTGCTGACGGGCATTGTTACGCCATTGCCCCATTATTCCAAGGGCTGCAAGTCCTGTTCCCTGGTCAATGATTGCCTGCCTTCCGTGTGCCGGGAGCACAGGCAGGCCCTGAAAGCCCGGGTGGATGATGTGTTTGAGGACAGCCTTGGCGCAAGTGAAGCTGATGATTTATGA
- the cas1c gene encoding type I-C CRISPR-associated endonuclease Cas1c yields the protein MKKHLNTLFVTLEGCWLSKDGDTVKVNSDGACLLRVPLHNLEGIVTLGWDIGVSPHLMGACAERGVTLSFCNPYGKFLAGVQGFMKGNILLRREQYRWADDETRWVGVAREMIAAKIANGRSLLLRAQRTYGKDLSEAVDRLAAFCRMARGCESGDILRGIEGSAAETYFSCLSHCQRTEDPELVFEGRNRRPPRDCFNALLSFLYSLLCHDARSALESSGIDAAAGFLHRDRPGRPGMALDLMEEFRAPLADRLALTLINRRQITADDFDKEESGAFFLKEDSRKKVLNAWQERKKTVLVHPFLQEKTTLGLLVHIQALLMARHLRGDLDCYPPFISK from the coding sequence ATGAAGAAGCATTTAAATACCTTGTTTGTTACACTGGAGGGATGCTGGCTGTCCAAGGACGGCGATACCGTGAAAGTGAATTCTGATGGGGCCTGCCTGCTCCGGGTACCCCTTCATAATCTGGAGGGCATCGTAACGCTGGGGTGGGACATAGGAGTTTCCCCGCATTTGATGGGAGCCTGCGCTGAACGCGGCGTCACGCTTTCCTTTTGTAACCCTTATGGAAAGTTCCTGGCCGGCGTGCAGGGCTTTATGAAGGGAAATATCCTGCTGCGCCGGGAGCAGTACCGCTGGGCTGATGATGAGACAAGGTGGGTGGGCGTGGCACGGGAAATGATTGCGGCCAAGATTGCGAACGGCCGCAGCCTGCTTTTAAGGGCGCAGAGAACGTACGGGAAGGATTTATCAGAGGCGGTAGACCGTCTGGCGGCCTTTTGCCGCATGGCCCGCGGCTGTGAATCCGGCGATATCCTGCGGGGGATTGAAGGCTCTGCGGCAGAAACATATTTTTCCTGCCTCTCCCATTGCCAGAGGACGGAAGATCCGGAACTGGTGTTTGAAGGCCGCAACAGGCGGCCTCCCAGGGATTGTTTTAATGCCCTGCTGTCTTTTCTGTACAGTTTGTTGTGCCATGATGCCCGGTCCGCTCTTGAAAGCTCCGGCATTGATGCCGCCGCCGGCTTTTTGCACCGTGACCGTCCGGGGCGTCCCGGTATGGCCCTTGATTTGATGGAAGAATTCCGGGCACCCCTGGCCGATCGACTGGCCCTTACGCTGATTAACCGCAGGCAGATCACCGCAGATGATTTTGACAAGGAAGAGTCCGGTGCCTTTTTCCTGAAGGAAGACTCCCGTAAGAAAGTGTTGAACGCCTGGCAGGAACGGAAGAAGACCGTTCTGGTGCATCCTTTCCTTCAGGAAAAGACCACACTGGGATTGCTGGTTCATATTCAAGCTCTTTTAATGGCGCGCCACCTGCGTGGTGATTTGGATTGTTATCCTCCCTTTATCAGTAAGTAA
- the cas2 gene encoding CRISPR-associated endonuclease Cas2: protein MYILITYDVSTEDKAGQRRLRQVARACENIGQRVQNSVFECELSPAQLVDIRSKLLKIIDDESDSLRIYHMGSNWHHKIEQLGKEKSYDISGPLII from the coding sequence ATGTACATTCTCATTACTTATGATGTCTCCACGGAGGATAAGGCAGGGCAGCGCCGCTTGCGCCAGGTTGCCCGCGCCTGTGAAAATATCGGACAGAGGGTGCAGAATTCCGTGTTTGAATGTGAGCTGTCTCCGGCCCAATTGGTTGACATCAGGAGCAAGCTGCTTAAAATTATTGATGACGAAAGCGACAGCCTGAGGATTTATCACATGGGTTCCAATTGGCATCATAAGATAGAACAATTGGGAAAGGAAAAAAGCTATGACATTTCCGGCCCCCTGATTATTTAA
- a CDS encoding MarR family winged helix-turn-helix transcriptional regulator has product MKALDFIQIFATNVRRMDFRLSSAQVILAIIAGYRRHSTITEATRLHPNTVTNILQDLIAQGYVNRFGDCRPYVYRPTEEGKQLAGNLLDKNTLPGT; this is encoded by the coding sequence ATGAAAGCACTGGACTTCATACAGATATTCGCCACCAACGTCCGCAGGATGGACTTCCGCCTCAGCAGCGCTCAGGTCATTCTGGCCATTATTGCCGGATACAGGCGCCACAGCACCATCACGGAAGCCACCCGCCTGCACCCCAATACCGTCACCAACATCCTGCAGGACCTCATTGCACAGGGATACGTCAACCGCTTCGGAGACTGCCGCCCTTACGTGTACCGCCCCACGGAGGAAGGCAAGCAGCTGGCCGGAAACCTGCTGGACAAAAATACCCTCCCCGGCACATGA
- a CDS encoding portal protein, whose product MEERVAELNSVYKSLAAQRAPWETWWDRLRDYVLPRRLNREGDVSQPSRDAMDRMTDTTAVEACQKLASGHMSYITPSHDVWFKWSAPDDRGGDEAEAWYNQCSEIALKELSVSNFYTEIHECFLDRVALGTGSLFTGNSSDGRLLFTNIPCGQFACAENAEGRVDTYVREFTYTAHQARSMFGLKALGPRAREALERGGNPYATSLRFLHVVRPRARRSRRREQASHMPFESVYLSLDDQVIVEEGGYMEFPYLVTRFLKWGSGPYGLAPGRLVFPAIQQVQFLNRILDTLGEVAAFPRILELANQIGEVDLRAGGRTVITPEAASLHLPREWATQGRYDVGMDRLAQKQDAIRRAYYLPMLELWSGHRGSMTATEVMARENERVLMFSPSFTLFVSDLYSTMTRIFSLLFRMGKFPRPPRAVLREGRDGAIAVGEPRVVYQSKIALVLRRLQSEGMDRSLQRLNMMMQAAPDLADHVDWDHCFRLSTRVDGAPESMLRPWADVQAMRKERADRQQEAAQAPAEEDPYASLNPLLDQLTAIQE is encoded by the coding sequence ATGGAAGAGAGAGTTGCGGAGTTGAATTCCGTGTACAAGTCCCTGGCCGCCCAGCGCGCTCCCTGGGAGACGTGGTGGGACCGTTTGAGGGATTACGTGCTGCCGCGGCGCCTGAACCGGGAAGGGGATGTTTCCCAGCCCAGCAGGGACGCCATGGACCGCATGACGGATACCACCGCCGTGGAGGCTTGCCAGAAGCTGGCAAGCGGCCATATGTCCTACATCACGCCCAGCCATGACGTGTGGTTCAAGTGGTCCGCTCCGGATGACCGGGGCGGGGATGAAGCGGAGGCTTGGTATAACCAGTGTTCGGAGATTGCCTTGAAGGAGCTGTCCGTTTCCAATTTCTATACGGAGATCCATGAGTGTTTTCTGGACCGGGTGGCTTTGGGAACGGGTAGCCTGTTTACCGGGAATTCGTCAGACGGCAGGCTGCTGTTCACGAATATTCCGTGCGGGCAGTTCGCCTGCGCGGAGAATGCGGAAGGCCGGGTGGATACCTACGTGCGGGAGTTTACCTATACCGCCCACCAGGCACGTTCCATGTTCGGCCTGAAGGCGCTGGGCCCCCGTGCGCGGGAGGCGCTGGAACGCGGAGGCAATCCATACGCCACGTCCTTGAGGTTCCTGCATGTAGTTCGTCCGCGCGCCCGGCGCAGCCGCCGCAGGGAACAGGCCTCCCACATGCCGTTTGAGAGCGTGTACCTGTCCCTGGATGACCAGGTGATCGTGGAGGAAGGGGGATACATGGAGTTTCCGTACCTGGTGACCCGGTTTTTGAAGTGGGGCAGCGGCCCGTACGGCCTTGCGCCCGGCAGGCTGGTGTTTCCCGCCATCCAGCAGGTGCAGTTCCTGAACCGTATTCTGGACACCCTGGGTGAGGTTGCCGCCTTCCCCCGCATTCTGGAGCTGGCCAACCAGATCGGGGAGGTGGACCTGCGGGCCGGCGGCAGAACCGTCATCACGCCGGAGGCCGCTTCCCTGCACCTTCCGCGGGAGTGGGCCACGCAGGGCAGGTACGACGTAGGGATGGACCGCCTGGCGCAGAAGCAGGACGCTATCCGGCGCGCCTATTACCTGCCCATGCTGGAGCTCTGGAGCGGCCACCGCGGCAGCATGACCGCCACGGAGGTGATGGCCCGGGAGAACGAACGCGTGCTGATGTTTTCCCCGTCTTTCACGCTGTTTGTGAGTGACTTGTATTCCACCATGACGCGCATTTTCTCCCTGCTGTTCCGCATGGGCAAGTTCCCCAGGCCTCCCCGCGCCGTTCTGCGGGAGGGGAGGGACGGGGCCATTGCCGTTGGAGAACCCAGGGTGGTGTACCAGTCAAAGATTGCTCTGGTGCTCAGGCGCTTGCAGAGCGAGGGAATGGACCGCAGCCTTCAGCGCCTGAATATGATGATGCAGGCTGCGCCGGACCTGGCGGACCATGTGGACTGGGATCATTGTTTCCGCCTGTCCACCCGTGTGGACGGCGCCCCGGAGAGCATGCTGAGGCCATGGGCTGACGTCCAGGCCATGCGGAAGGAGCGTGCGGACCGCCAGCAGGAGGCCGCGCAGGCTCCGGCGGAAGAGGACCCGTACGCTTCCCTCAATCCTTTGCTTGACCAGTTAACAGCAATTCAGGAATGA
- a CDS encoding thioredoxin family protein: protein MNRHSIFALCAVLGFSVSGVSMAQGLPPDKEAAAKAAKAAKVKFKWGKSMKSAQKQSEETGLPIVLLFTGTSWCGYCIKLEKEILSKKEFKQGMDGVAIGVKFEFGSPDFSKSKEAKEYGIRGVPAMVVVDAQGKELGRTGYVPGRSPVQYVEFFKKYAPKPAEAR, encoded by the coding sequence ATGAACAGACATTCAATTTTTGCATTATGCGCCGTGCTCGGATTCAGCGTTTCCGGAGTTTCCATGGCCCAGGGTCTTCCGCCTGACAAGGAAGCCGCCGCAAAAGCGGCCAAGGCCGCCAAGGTGAAGTTCAAGTGGGGCAAGAGCATGAAAAGCGCCCAGAAGCAGTCGGAGGAGACGGGCCTTCCCATTGTTCTTCTTTTCACGGGAACGTCCTGGTGCGGTTACTGCATTAAGCTGGAGAAGGAAATTCTTTCCAAGAAGGAGTTCAAGCAAGGCATGGATGGCGTAGCCATCGGCGTCAAGTTTGAGTTCGGCAGTCCAGATTTCAGCAAATCTAAGGAAGCGAAGGAGTACGGCATTCGCGGCGTTCCCGCCATGGTGGTGGTAGACGCCCAAGGGAAGGAGCTGGGCCGCACGGGTTATGTTCCCGGCCGGTCTCCTGTCCAATACGTTGAGTTTTTCAAGAAGTACGCTCCCAAGCCGGCGGAGGCCAGGTAG
- a CDS encoding ferritin family protein produces MPEFTNAFSGLKEDRMLTHDELVRAIRFMIAAEYESIQLYTQLAASIDHKLAQEVLWDISDEEKEHAGEFLRLLQVLAPDEQGFYDEGMGETNEKIDKLKASCPDGKCSSSSAH; encoded by the coding sequence ATGCCTGAATTTACAAATGCATTTAGCGGATTGAAGGAAGACCGGATGCTCACCCATGACGAATTGGTGAGGGCCATCCGTTTCATGATCGCAGCGGAATATGAATCCATCCAGCTTTATACCCAGCTTGCCGCCTCCATTGACCATAAACTGGCCCAGGAAGTTCTTTGGGATATTTCCGATGAAGAGAAGGAACACGCGGGAGAATTCCTCCGTCTTCTCCAAGTTCTGGCCCCGGACGAACAGGGCTTTTACGACGAAGGAATGGGTGAAACCAATGAAAAAATTGACAAGCTGAAAGCGTCCTGCCCGGACGGCAAATGCAGCAGTTCCTCTGCCCATTGA
- a CDS encoding ferritin family protein has protein sequence MPEFTNAFSGLKEDRMLTHDELVRAIRFMIAAEYEAIQLYTQLAESIDNKLAQEVLLDISNEEKEHAGEFLRLLQVLAPDEQGFYDEGMGETNEKIDKLKASCKDGSCSSH, from the coding sequence ATGCCTGAATTTACAAATGCATTTAGCGGACTGAAGGAAGACCGGATGCTCACCCATGACGAATTGGTGAGGGCCATCCGGTTTATGATCGCAGCGGAGTATGAGGCCATCCAGCTCTATACCCAGCTTGCCGAATCCATCGACAACAAACTGGCTCAGGAAGTTCTTTTGGATATTTCCAATGAAGAAAAGGAACACGCGGGAGAATTTCTCCGTCTCCTTCAGGTACTGGCCCCGGATGAACAGGGCTTTTACGACGAAGGAATGGGTGAAACCAATGAAAAAATTGACAAGCTGAAAGCGTCCTGCAAGGACGGTTCATGCAGTTCCCATTGA
- a CDS encoding C-GCAxxG-C-C family protein: protein MSASKEAREARALDYFHQGYNCSQSVFAAFADVCGLTEETALKLSSPLGAGIGRMREVCGAFCGLSMLAGSLYGNSSPETGEKEKIFSLVQSLAASFKQEFGTLYCRELLGLSPERLAAETARPGERTAAYYASRPCERCIAFCARQAAALEAKAQH from the coding sequence ATGAGCGCTTCCAAGGAAGCCCGGGAAGCCCGGGCGCTGGACTATTTTCACCAGGGGTACAACTGTTCCCAGTCCGTCTTTGCCGCCTTTGCGGATGTCTGCGGCCTGACGGAAGAAACGGCCCTGAAGCTTTCCTCCCCGCTTGGAGCTGGCATAGGCCGCATGCGGGAGGTATGCGGAGCTTTTTGCGGACTGAGCATGCTGGCGGGAAGCCTGTACGGAAACAGTTCTCCGGAGACTGGAGAAAAGGAAAAAATCTTTTCCCTGGTGCAATCCCTGGCGGCCTCCTTCAAACAGGAATTCGGCACGCTTTACTGCCGGGAGCTGCTGGGCCTGTCTCCGGAACGGCTGGCCGCGGAAACGGCGCGCCCCGGCGAACGGACCGCGGCCTATTACGCCTCACGCCCCTGCGAACGCTGCATTGCCTTCTGCGCCCGGCAGGCGGCCGCTCTGGAAGCAAAGGCGCAGCATTGA
- a CDS encoding DedA family protein: MHELVSLWMSWVQDWGYVGVIVLMAMESSIFPVPSEVVIPPAAILSAQDGASMSFWGVVIAGTFGSWLGSAITYAVARIVGRPVIMRWGKFFFMPPQKVEKAEVFLQRYEVSGVFFARLLPVIRHLISIPAGIVRMGFGVFSLVTVLGAFVWCTVLAWYGHRIGERHPELLKSPDELILTVKSESLPLILAVLVLAVCYIIMLRLTDRKKPQDASAQATREEEQ; encoded by the coding sequence ATGCATGAATTGGTCTCGCTTTGGATGTCCTGGGTGCAGGACTGGGGTTACGTGGGCGTCATTGTCCTGATGGCCATGGAAAGCTCCATCTTTCCCGTCCCCAGTGAGGTAGTCATTCCGCCCGCGGCCATCCTTTCCGCCCAGGACGGGGCGAGCATGAGCTTCTGGGGGGTGGTGATTGCAGGGACGTTCGGCTCCTGGCTGGGGTCCGCCATTACGTACGCGGTCGCCCGCATCGTGGGGCGTCCGGTTATCATGCGCTGGGGCAAGTTCTTTTTCATGCCCCCCCAAAAGGTGGAAAAGGCGGAAGTCTTCCTTCAGCGTTACGAGGTCTCCGGCGTTTTCTTCGCCCGCCTGCTGCCCGTCATCCGCCACCTGATCTCCATTCCCGCGGGGATTGTCCGCATGGGATTCGGCGTCTTCTCCCTGGTCACGGTGCTCGGCGCATTTGTCTGGTGCACGGTGCTCGCCTGGTACGGCCACCGCATCGGTGAACGGCATCCGGAACTGCTCAAATCCCCGGATGAACTGATCCTCACCGTCAAGAGCGAAAGCCTTCCCCTCATTCTGGCCGTGCTGGTGCTGGCCGTCTGCTACATCATCATGCTGCGGCTGACGGACCGCAAGAAGCCGCAGGATGCCTCCGCACAGGCCACCCGTGAAGAGGAGCAGTAA
- the lpxB gene encoding lipid-A-disaccharide synthase: MKLYIIAGEKSGDIHGALLLKNLLRLMPGMDVQGLGGRGMHALCPGVEDWADEAAVIGVVEVLKKYGWFRRRFLSILERIRQDQPDCLILIDYPGFNLRLAEKVRKCCPRTKIVYFISPQVWAWHRGRIPKMVHMLDLMMCIFPFEAPLFQEAGLRTEFVGHPLVDEIASIRKEGVRQPSLIGLFPGSRNREIDRHFPVFIEVVRRLSRERPELSFETAASTEVLAERMRGMAQNAGMRPELFHITVGGYHELMDRAAVGVVASGTATMEAALHRLPYMLVYKVPLLTYWMARMLIKIRFIGMVNILAQKPVVKELVQFDFTPEKVIQEIERLLVPENRDALLAEMKDASDKLGQGGAAEHAAQAVCHLLEE, from the coding sequence ATGAAGCTTTATATTATAGCAGGAGAGAAGAGCGGGGATATTCACGGAGCCCTGCTGTTGAAGAATCTGCTGCGCCTGATGCCCGGAATGGACGTTCAGGGGCTGGGCGGCCGCGGCATGCATGCGCTGTGCCCCGGCGTGGAGGACTGGGCGGATGAAGCCGCCGTCATCGGCGTGGTGGAGGTGCTCAAGAAGTACGGATGGTTCAGGAGGCGTTTTCTCTCCATTCTCGAGCGTATACGGCAGGACCAGCCGGACTGCCTCATCCTGATTGACTACCCGGGATTCAACCTGCGCCTGGCGGAAAAAGTCCGCAAGTGCTGCCCCCGTACCAAAATCGTTTACTTTATCTCCCCGCAGGTGTGGGCCTGGCACCGCGGGCGCATTCCCAAGATGGTGCACATGCTGGACCTGATGATGTGCATTTTCCCCTTTGAGGCCCCCTTGTTCCAGGAAGCCGGACTGAGAACGGAGTTCGTGGGGCATCCCCTGGTGGATGAAATTGCCTCCATCCGTAAGGAGGGCGTCCGGCAGCCGTCCCTGATCGGGCTCTTTCCCGGCAGCCGGAACAGGGAGATTGACAGGCATTTTCCGGTGTTCATAGAGGTAGTGCGCCGTCTTTCCCGGGAACGGCCGGAGCTGTCCTTTGAAACCGCCGCCTCCACGGAGGTGCTTGCAGAAAGAATGCGCGGCATGGCGCAAAACGCCGGCATGCGGCCGGAACTCTTCCACATTACGGTGGGCGGCTATCATGAACTGATGGACCGCGCCGCCGTGGGCGTGGTGGCTTCCGGCACCGCCACGATGGAGGCCGCCTTGCACCGTCTTCCGTACATGCTGGTGTACAAGGTTCCGCTGCTCACGTACTGGATGGCCCGCATGCTCATTAAAATACGCTTTATCGGCATGGTGAACATTCTGGCGCAGAAGCCCGTGGTAAAGGAGCTGGTCCAGTTTGACTTTACGCCGGAGAAGGTGATTCAGGAAATAGAACGCCTGCTGGTTCCGGAAAACAGGGACGCCCTGCTGGCGGAAATGAAAGACGCCTCTGACAAGCTGGGGCAGGGGGGCGCTGCGGAACATGCGGCGCAGGCCGTGTGCCATCTGTTGGAGGAATAA
- the gdhA gene encoding NADP-specific glutamate dehydrogenase has protein sequence MAQTYSQRVLDLVKAKNSHEKEFIQAVQEVLNTIEPVLAANSKYEDHAILERIVEPERTILFRVPWIDDQGKVQVNRGYRVEFNSAIGPYKGGLRFHPSVNLGILKFLGFEQVFKNSLTTLPMGGGKGGSDFDPKGKSDNEVMRFCQSFMTELQRHIGADTDVPAGDIGVGGREIGYLFGQYKRIRNEFTGVLTGKSLNWGGSLIRPEATGYGCVYFAQNMLATRNDDLQGKICLVSGSGNVAQYTVEKLNELGAKPVTMSDSNGYIYDPDGISPEKLAWVMELKNKRRGRIAEYVKEFPKAQYFEGQRPWSVPCDCAFPSATQNEINGEDARTLIKNGCTLVAEGANMPTDLEGIETYLAAKILYGPAKAANAGGVATSGLEMSQNSQRLSWTREEVDHKLKSIMANIHANALAHAREYSSDKSFTNYVTGANIAGFVKVADSMIDQGVV, from the coding sequence ATGGCACAGACATATTCCCAGCGCGTGCTGGACTTGGTGAAAGCCAAGAACAGCCACGAAAAAGAATTCATCCAGGCCGTTCAGGAAGTGCTCAACACGATTGAGCCGGTTCTGGCCGCGAATTCCAAGTATGAAGACCACGCGATTCTGGAACGGATCGTGGAACCGGAAAGGACCATCCTGTTCCGCGTGCCGTGGATCGACGACCAGGGCAAGGTTCAGGTGAACCGCGGGTACCGTGTGGAATTCAACAGTGCCATCGGGCCGTACAAGGGCGGTCTCCGCTTCCACCCCAGCGTGAACCTCGGCATTCTGAAGTTCCTGGGTTTTGAACAGGTTTTCAAGAACTCCCTCACCACCCTGCCCATGGGCGGCGGCAAGGGCGGCTCCGACTTCGACCCCAAGGGCAAGAGCGACAACGAAGTGATGCGCTTCTGCCAGAGCTTCATGACGGAGCTTCAGCGCCACATTGGCGCCGATACGGACGTCCCCGCCGGGGACATTGGCGTGGGCGGCCGCGAAATCGGCTACCTGTTCGGCCAGTACAAGAGAATCCGCAATGAATTTACCGGCGTTCTCACCGGCAAGAGCCTGAACTGGGGCGGCTCCCTCATCCGCCCGGAAGCTACCGGCTACGGCTGCGTGTACTTTGCCCAGAACATGCTCGCCACCCGCAATGACGACTTGCAGGGCAAGATTTGCCTGGTGTCCGGCTCCGGCAACGTGGCCCAGTACACCGTGGAAAAACTGAATGAACTGGGCGCGAAGCCCGTCACGATGTCCGACTCCAACGGCTACATTTACGATCCGGACGGCATTTCCCCGGAAAAACTGGCCTGGGTCATGGAACTCAAGAACAAGCGCCGCGGCCGCATTGCGGAATACGTTAAGGAGTTCCCGAAGGCGCAGTACTTTGAAGGCCAGCGTCCCTGGAGCGTCCCGTGCGACTGCGCCTTCCCCTCCGCCACGCAGAATGAAATCAACGGAGAAGACGCCCGCACCCTGATCAAGAACGGCTGTACGCTGGTGGCGGAAGGCGCCAACATGCCCACGGACCTGGAAGGCATTGAAACCTACCTGGCCGCCAAGATCCTGTACGGTCCCGCCAAGGCCGCCAATGCCGGCGGCGTGGCTACCTCCGGCCTGGAAATGTCCCAGAACAGCCAGCGCCTCTCCTGGACGCGCGAGGAAGTGGACCACAAGCTGAAGAGCATCATGGCCAACATCCACGCGAACGCCCTGGCCCATGCCAGGGAGTACTCCTCCGACAAGTCTTTCACCAACTACGTCACCGGCGCCAACATTGCCGGCTTCGTGAAGGTGGCGGATTCCATGATCGACCAGGGAGTGGTCTGA
- a CDS encoding transposase, with translation MSRTLRIEYPGAVYHVQSEGNRGDAIYLDDEDREIFLRTFHEAARRSGWTVYAYALMANHYHILFQTARANLVDGMKWLQTAYTQRFNARHRMRGHLFAGRYHAMVVEAENAHYFSTIIDYIHLNPARSGLARRHTFLSGCKWTSLPAWLAAPAKRPKWIHPERGLVCFGCDDTDDGRQKYLNHLMGRFEAERMDERSLLPAGHVGPGTVQRGWCYGSSAFRARLVGELPRLARRKPVTTGARASEIGEYQAEIIVKNGLKAFGLSEEDLLVTPYSHPSKLIIALAVRQSTLVPYAWISNRLHMGIPKSMGTLLHRAKKMAEGDLKTRAWIERLTA, from the coding sequence ATGAGCCGTACGTTGAGAATAGAGTACCCCGGAGCGGTCTATCACGTGCAGAGCGAAGGCAACCGCGGAGACGCCATTTATCTGGATGACGAGGACCGGGAAATCTTTCTGCGCACTTTTCATGAGGCGGCCCGCAGAAGCGGCTGGACCGTGTACGCCTATGCTCTGATGGCCAATCACTACCATATTCTTTTCCAGACGGCCCGCGCCAATCTGGTGGACGGCATGAAATGGCTCCAGACCGCCTACACGCAGCGCTTCAACGCGCGCCACCGCATGCGCGGCCACCTGTTTGCGGGCAGGTACCACGCCATGGTGGTGGAAGCGGAGAACGCCCATTATTTTTCCACCATCATTGACTATATTCACCTGAATCCGGCGCGGTCCGGCCTGGCGCGCCGCCACACGTTCCTTTCCGGCTGCAAGTGGACCAGCCTCCCGGCATGGCTGGCAGCCCCCGCGAAAAGGCCCAAGTGGATTCACCCGGAACGCGGCCTGGTGTGCTTTGGCTGTGACGATACGGATGACGGGCGCCAGAAGTACCTCAACCATCTGATGGGCCGCTTTGAGGCGGAACGCATGGATGAACGCTCCCTGCTCCCCGCGGGGCACGTGGGCCCCGGCACCGTGCAGCGGGGCTGGTGCTACGGCTCCAGCGCCTTCCGCGCCAGACTGGTGGGGGAACTGCCCCGGCTGGCGCGCAGGAAGCCCGTCACTACGGGGGCGCGCGCCTCGGAAATAGGGGAATACCAGGCAGAAATCATCGTGAAAAACGGCCTGAAGGCGTTCGGCCTGTCAGAGGAGGATTTGCTTGTCACGCCCTACAGCCACCCGTCCAAGCTCATTATTGCCCTGGCCGTCCGGCAAAGCACGCTGGTTCCGTACGCCTGGATCAGCAACCGCCTGCACATGGGCATCCCCAAATCCATGGGAACCCTGCTCCACCGGGCCAAGAAGATGGCGGAGGGGGATTTGAAAACGCGGGCATGGATCGAACGCCTGACCGCCTGA